In one Cyclopterus lumpus isolate fCycLum1 chromosome 22, fCycLum1.pri, whole genome shotgun sequence genomic region, the following are encoded:
- the LOC117725178 gene encoding B2 bradykinin receptor-like, with protein MALLPTSVPANFSTAVMYEDQINTGCPHPKLNKWHVTVLPVYIVLIAVLGIVLNVFVMMVFFLHKKACTMAEIYLSNMAAADLILMAFLPFWAVYVANKFNWTFANPLCTLVTLSIRMNAYCSIYFLVLISIDRYVALVHPLSQEGMRRPKYAKLGCLLVWCFGLFLSVPTLVYRDVRYFNYSNAHMCYLNYPNATVQRLCDVMQMTFGFIVPILIISFCTVRIIRALNNRLIVGLNTKKMEHKATTLVLAVLLAFMICWVPFYLVKALIMLVYADVLTDCTLISILHICNNIFMYLAFFNSVLNPILYVIVGNNFRKKVRELFTRWSINRTTTLNTTSTRSIMLRNVTTMNASS; from the exons ATGGCTCTTCTGCCTACAAG CGTTCCAGCTAACTTCAGCACTGCGGTTATGTATGAAGACCAAATCAACACTGGGTGTCCTCAtccaaaattaaacaaatggcACGTTACTGTGCTGCCAGTGTATATTGTGCTCATCGCCGTGCTGGGAATCGTGTTGAATGTGTTCGTAATGATGGTTTTCTTCCTTCATAAGAAGGCCTGCACCATGGCTGAGATCTACCTGAGCAACATGGCCGCTGCTGACCTCATCCTAATGGCTTTTTTGCCCTTCTGGGCTGTATATGTAGCCAACAAATTCAACTGGACCTTTGCTAATCCTCTGTGCACACTGGTCACCCTCTCCATCAGGATGAACGCCTACTGCAGCATCTACTTCCTTGTTCTGATTAGCATAGATCGTTATGTTGCCTTGGTGCACCCGCTGTCCCAGGAGGGAATGCGTAGGCCAAAATATGCCAAACTGGGCTGTCTGCTGGTATGGTGTTTCGGCTTGTTTCTGAGTGTCCCCACACTCGTCTACAGGGACGTGAGATATTTCAATTACTCAAATGCTCATATGTGCTATCTGAATTACCCGAATGCCACTGTACAGCGTCTGTGTGATGTGATGCAGATGACGTTCGGCTTCATCGTCcccattttaattatttccttCTGCACTGTCAGGATTATTCGAGCACTGAATAACCGGTTAATTGTTGGGTTAAACACCAAGAAGATGGAGCACAAGGCCACCACTCTGGTGCTGGCGGTCCTCCTGGCGTTTATGATCTGCTGGGTGCCATTCTACCTGGTTAAGGCACTCATAATGCTTGTATATGCTGACGTGCTGACAGACTGTACCCTCATCAGCATCCTACATATCTGCAACAATATCTTTATGTATTTAGCCTTCTTCAACAGTGTTCTTAACCCCATCCTCTACGTTATTGTAGGAAATAACTTCCGCAAAAAAGTTCGGGAACTCTTCACGCGGTGGAGCATTAACAGAACAACAACCCTCAACACCACGTCCACACGCTCAATCATGTTGAGGAATGTTACAACTATGAATGCCTCAAGTTGA
- the LOC117751597 gene encoding ovarian cancer G-protein coupled receptor 1-like codes for MLSALLNQTNTSSSTSCIMQTSVEERMYPAVYSLFFIVGFPANCLSLYVAWMLMRNGNNIAVYLFNLSVSDLLYTISLPVWIELALQRPVGDLCSLVAVIMYNSFYVGSGLLCCISVDRYLAVVYPLHFHWVREVRTAAVVCIAVWSLEIAIHIILLHHTGALQAFSSRDLCDERMPMAPEDANLALTRVTLGFLVPIFIMTFCFHQIMRSLRQSTSILTEERRKVGRLLFLLLLTYIVAFLPYQIVMLLRATLEPGSCAWAVLLRDPYLVTVATTTFNSTLDPIIYCLISESAQQEIKKALDNCWGVFVRRKGSESTKKA; via the coding sequence ATGCTCTCAGCTCTACTCAACCAGACGAACACAAGTTCATCTACCTCCTGCATCATGCAGACCTCTGTCGAAGAGAGGATGTATCCAGCTGtctattctcttttttttattgtgggcTTTCCGGCCAACTGCCTGTCTCTGTATGTAGCCTGGATGCTGATGAGGAATGGGAACAACATAGCGGTCTACCTCTTTAACCTGTCCGTCTCTGACCTGCTTTACACAATTTCTCTCCCTGTGTGGATTGAGCTGGCCCTGCAGAGGCCTGTGGGGGATCTCTGCAGTTTAGTCGCTGTGATCATGTACAACAGCTTTTACGTGGGCTCAGGCCTCCTTTGCTGCATCTCTGTTGATCGCTATCTGGCTGTGGTCTATCCTCTCCACTTTCACTGGGTTCGAGAGGTGCGGACAGCTGCCGTTGTGTGTATTGCTGTTTGGAGTTTGGAGATTGCCATCCACATAATCTTGCTTCACCACACAGGGGCGCTGCAAGCTTTCTCCTCCAGAGACTTGTGTGATGAGCGGATGCCCATGGCGCCAGAAGATGCCAACCTCGCCCTGACACGAGTCACTCTGGGTTTCTTGGTCCCCATCTTCATCATGACCTTTTGTTTTCACCAGATCATGCGGTCACTCCGACAGAGCACCTCCATCCTGACAGAGGAGCGCAGGAAAGTGGGACGGCTGTTGTTTTTGCTCCTTCTTACCTACATAGTGGCTTTTTTGCCCTACCAGATTGTCATGCTGCTCAGGGCCACACTTGAGCCGGGGTCCTGTGCCTGGGCCGTGTTGCTCAGAGATCCGTACCTGGTCACAGTTGCCACAACCACCTTTAACAGTACTCTGGATCCcataatatattgtttaatcAGCGAGAGCGCTCAGCAAGAGATTAAGAAAGCTCTAGACAATTGTTGGGGAGTTTTTGTGAGGAGGAAAGGGTCAGAGAGCACTAAAAAGGCTTGA
- the LOC117751702 gene encoding psychosine receptor-like produces MENLTLGVNDSECYSIDSSSRRRPFLFFYLAIIITAIPSNAFFLYVSWQHIRQKNGLGVYLFNLALSDLTFTIGFSLWLDFLWRGVWVHGGYVCVLSVYFLFTNFYTSDVLLCCIAIDRYLAVVHPLKYTSLRKVGTAAAVSVAIWVLVVSFNVITITWEDTYQENNKLCFDLFFPVSDNLARANVARFILGFIVPSLLMVFSNWRICKAVKSNQATEEQERKRISKLLTVFLLSLLFCFGPIHVMMLLSTVVEDCRNLAWFLYPYKISIAISTLNCLADPLLYCFITRTGKENVNQVVLFFQVKKRSRYEDVV; encoded by the coding sequence ATGGAAAACTTAACCCTGGGCGTAAATGATTCAGAATGTTACTCCATTGACAGTTCATCCAGGAGGAGGCCGTTTCTGTTTTTCTACCTGGCTATCATCATCACTGCCATCCCATCCAACGCCTTCTTCCTGTATGTGTCCTGGCAGCACATTAGACAGAAGAATGGGCTTGGTGTGTATCTATTCAATTTAGCCCTGAGTGACCTGACATTCACCATCGGCTTTTCCCTATGGCTGGACTTTCTATGGAGAGGCGTTTGGGTCCATGGGGGCTACGTTTGTGTGCTATCTGTCTACTTTCTCTTCACTAATTTTTACACCAGTGACGTTCTCCTATGCTGCATTGCTATTGACCGCTACTTGGCAGTGGTTCACCCCTTAAAGTACACTTCCCTGAGGAAAGTTGGCACTGCAGCAGCGGTCAGCGTTGCCATTTGGGTGTTGGTGGTCTCTTTCAACGTCATCACCATCACATGGGAAGACACAtaccaagaaaacaacaagctgTGCTTTGATCTCTTCTTCCCGGTGTCAGATAACTTGGCTCGGGCGAATGTAGCACGCTTCATCCTGGGCTTCAttgttccctctctcctcatggTGTTTTCCAACTGGAGGATCTGTAAGGCAGTGAAATCCAACCAGGCCACAGAGGAACAGGAACGTAAACGGATTTCCAAGCTGCTGACAGTATTTCTGCTCTCCCTTTTGTTCTGCTTCGGACCTATCCACGTCATGATGCTCCTCAGCACAGTAGTGGAGGACTGCAGGAATCTTGCATGGTTCCTTTATCCATACAAGATCAGCATAGCGATCTCAACCCTCAACTGCCTTGCAGACCCTCTCCTTTACTGTTTCATTACTCGAACAGGGAAGGAAAATGTCAATCAGGTTGTTCTCTTCTTCCAGGTAAAGAAGAGGAGCAGATATGAAGATGTAGTTTAG